The segment AGACTGATCAAACCAAAGAAAGATTTAAAGGCTTCATTGACCTTTTTTAAAATTTGCTGTGCCATGTTGCTGTTTAACAGCTTATAGTTTTCGTTAGTTTGGCAAGATGATAATTTTTCTCATAATTAAGAAATTCCTTGTGTTCAAAATAGTATTGTCTGACATTGTACAATCCGACGTTGTACATGTTCTTGGCAATATGGCACAGTTCTCGAAGAGTCAAGTATTCTTCTTTGGTCAAACCATTTAGCTGTTGTTTGATACAAAAATACATTTTTTCACCTCCATCTAACTATATTATACTATATTTTACTGAATCTTCCTATTTTCAGCAAAATATAGTTAGGCGATTCATCTCCCACTTACTCCGCTTCGCTTCGTTGAAGTGGGAGTCTTCTCGCCTAATTAAGATAAAAGGGCGGACGCCGCCGCCCTTTTTTGGTTTAAAAACATTTCCGATACGGTTTTCGCTTGCATATGGAGGATCAAATAGTCCGGGCCGCCCGCTTTCGAGTCAGTGCCTGACATGTTGAAGCCGCCAAACGGCTGATACCCGACGATCGCCCCTGTGCAGCCGCGGTTGAAGTACAAGTTGCCGACATGGAACTCGTGCCGCGCTTTTTCAAGATTCGCCCGATTGCGCGAGATGACGGCGCCTGTCAATCCGTATTCCGTGTTGTTGTTCGCAATCTCAAGCGCATGGTCAAAGTCGCGCGCTTTCGCAAACGCCACGACCGGGCCGAAAATTTCCTCCTGCATGATGCGCGCGTTCGGGTCGACATCCGCAAACACGGTCGGCTGGATGAAGAACCCTTTCGAGTCGTCTCCTTCCCCGCCGGTCATGAGACGGCCTTCCTCCTTGCCGATTTCGATATACTCCATAATTTGTTTGTTGTACGCCCTTGGTCGATGACAGGCCCCATAAACGTCGCTTGCTCCGCCGGATCGCCGACGTTGAGCTGCTTCGTCAGCTCGACAACGCGATTCAACACTTGGTCATACACATCTTCGACGATAATGGCGCGCGAGCACGCCGAGCATTTTTGCCCAGAGTAGCCAAACGCCGACGCCACGATCGATTGCGCCGCCAGTTCGAGGTCCGCTTTTTATCGACAATGATGCCGTCTTTGCCGCCCATTTCCGCGATGACGCGCTTTAGCCAAATTTGCCCGGATGCACTTTCGCCGCCCGCTCATAAATGCGGATGCCGACATCCCGCGATCCGGTGAAGCTGATAAATCGTGTGCGCGGATGGTCGACGAGATAATCCCCGACTTCGGCTCCGCTGCCCGGAATATAGTTCAACACACCAGCCGGAAGCCCGCTTCTTCCAACACTTCCACAAATTTATACGCCACGACCGGCGTTGCGCTCGCCGGTTTCAGCAGCACCGTATTGCCGGTCACAAGCGAAGCGACCGTCGTTCCGGCCATAATAGCAAACGGGAAGTTCCACGGTGAAATGACAACCCCGACGCCAAGCGGAATGTAGAAAAACCGGTTCGTTTCCCCCGGACGGCTCTCAACCGGAATGCCGTCTTTCAGCTTCAGCATTTGCCGTCCGTAATATTCCATAAAGTCGATCGCTTCCGCGGTATCGGCGTCCGCTTCACGCCACGGTTTGCCCGCTTCTTTCACCAGCCAAGCGGAAAACTCGTGCTTGCGCCGGCGCACGATCGCCGCCGCCCGGAACAAAATATCGGCCCGCGCTTCCGGACTTGTCCGGCTCCAAGTGCGGAACGCCTCATCAGCGGTTTTCATCGCCCGCTCCGCCAGCTCTTTGTTCGCTTTCGCCACCCGGCCGACCACTTCCGTTTTGTTCGCCGGATTGATCGACGTGATTTTGTCTTCCGTCATCACCCGCTCGCCGCCGATCACAAGCGGATAATCGCGCCCAAGCTCCGATTCCACTTTTTTGAGCGCCGCTAAAAACGCCTCACGGTTTGCTTCTACGGTAAAGTCGGTGAGCGGTTCGTGTCTGTACGGCTGCACCATTTGGTCATCCTCCTTTTAAAGGCAAAAAATTTTTCGTTATAAAACGGTTTCACAGTTATATTATGCAAATGATTATGGCTTTTTTCAATTGTTTTTACCTGGCGGCCTTGAGCTCCCCTTTTTCTGCAACTAGGAGCTGAACCCGTTTTTTTCGCCACAAGGTGGTAGTACCCATAACACGCAAGGAGAAACGGAATGCCGCAGTAAAGCGCGATCCGTTGATCTGGAGTGGAACTACCCCACTTAATTTTCTAGCGAAAATTTGAAGTGGGGGCTTCCAAGAAGTTTGACTGCTTCAAGCAATCCTTATTCTTTGAGGCGTGTCCACTTCGCCGCTAGAGCATAAGACACTCAGGTCTACAGCTTTACTTTTCTTTAAGATGTTTAATGCGCCATTGACATCAGCATTAATTAGTTCAGGCATTTCATATTTGTACTGAATCTCAAAGAACCTGGCATGATGCTTAGGAATGATTTCAATCTTCTCGAAGAGTCAAGTATTCTTCTTTGGTCAAACCATTTAGCTGTTGTTTGATACAAAATACATGTTTTCACCTCCCATCTAACTATATTATACTATATTTTACTGAATCTATCCTATTTTCAGCCAAATATAGTTAAGGCGATTCATCTCCCACTTACTCCGCTTCGCTTCGTTGAAGTGGGAGTCTTCTCGCCTAATTAAGATAAATGCCTGCTTTTTAGCTCTCGTTTCAGTTCTTGCACTGGTTGCATCCGAAAACTCTCCCCTCTCTATGATAGATTCCGCAATCGCTTACATTTTTATCAAACGAATAGCAACCTCCTTTTATGCAAAAAATTTTTCAATTTATAATGTATTACAACTTTATTACGAAATTATTTTTTTCTATTTTCAATATATTTAGCAAAAAATTTTTTCACATCTTTCTTTCCCTTCCTGTCTCCCGTCCACCTTTGCTATAATACAAAAAAGAGAGGCTGATCGTGAACCGGGATATGGAAACGCTTTTATCAATGTATGAGCAAATTCTCGAACTGATTGACCTTGGCGTCCATGCCGTCGATCAACACGGGAAAACCGTCATTTACAACCGAAAAATGCGGGACATCGAGGGCATGAACATCGAGGACGTGCTCGATAAAAAACATTTTGGACGTCTTCCGCTTCAACCCGGAGCAGCCGAGCACGCTGCTAGAAGCGCTGCGCACCGGTGAAAGCATTCTG is part of the [Flavobacterium] thermophilum genome and harbors:
- the rocA1_4 gene encoding 1-pyrroline-5-carboxylate dehydrogenase 1 — encoded protein: MVQPYRHEPLTDFTVEANREAFLAALKKVESELGRDYPLVIGGERVMTEDKITSINPANKTEVVGRVAKANKELAERAMKTADEAFRTWSRTSPEARADILFRAAAIVRRRKHEFSAWLVKEAGKPWREADADTAEAIDFMEYYGRQMLKLKDGIPVESRPGETNRFFYIPLGVGVVISPWNFPFAIMAGTTVASLVTGNTVLLKPASATPVVAYKFVEVLEEAGFRLVC
- the rocA1_3 gene encoding 1-pyrroline-5-carboxylate dehydrogenase 1, which produces MTGGEGDDSKGFFIQPTVFADVDPNARIMQEEIFGPVVAFAKARDFDHALEIANNNTEYGLTGAVISRNRANLEKARHEFHVGNLYFNRGCTGAIVGYQPFGGFNMSGTDSKAGGPDYLILHMQAKTVSEMFLNQKRAAASALLS